The Triticum urartu cultivar G1812 unplaced genomic scaffold, Tu2.1 TuUngrouped_contig_5846, whole genome shotgun sequence nucleotide sequence GAGGAGGCGGTGGAGCTTGATGGCGTGGGAGGAGGAAGGCGTGTGCGTGGGTGGGAGATGAAACTTCCTCCTGCTCTCTGTTGATGGGAATTGGGGCTGGGCTGGTGGCCGATAAATGGGGTCCTCCCCTTTTGGGGGACCCAGCTGGACCTTGTTTTTACCCCCCAAGCCCCCAAAAACTTGTTTATGGACTctgctggagatgctctaagcacCGGCACTCCTTCGCTAGCACCCCAAATTGCTGGCTCCATGACCACGTCCCCACTCAGCCTTTCCCTGCAAGCCACTCCCCTGCAACTGGGCCTCTCCAAAACTTAAGTTTTGAAATGCAGGGAGTATCTGGTGTGAACAAGTATGATCTAATTATAAAAAAACAAGTATGATCTAATTCCGTTGAATATTACCTCAATTTTGTGGCTCCTAGCTATACGCCTACGATAGATATTGTGaaacgtactccctccgttcctaaatttAAGTCTTCCTAGAGGTTTAGTCCATATTGAAACCTCTagaaagacttgtatttaggaacagagCGAGTAGCTAATAGTTGGCTGCACTGTGTTTTTCATTCGCTATTTGCCATGCACTCTTAGATTTTATATGCAGCTAGACAATGCTTTGCTGATACTGCTATGCAGGATTCTGACGATGGGGATGAACCCAAGCGAGAATACACTGCAGCTGGACTGGCTTTGAAGGAAAAATAGTATGCCCTCCCCTTCTCTCCCACCCCCTCTGGGTATCCATGTAATTGCTTTTGCATGCACAGTTTTTCTTCAGGCATTGATTTACTTCTGGTTGCAACAGTGGAAAGCTCCGTGCTAGACAGAAGGAAAGGATTGCTCAGCGGCACACAATCAAGAGCTATGCTGATGATAAACTTGAAGATTTCATAAAACTATATGACTCTAGTGTTAATGAATATGGTGTAAACCCTTTGAGAGTTGTAGAAGATCCTTACTCTGCGCAGCCATCTGGGGCTAAACGTTTCAGTGATTCAACTGCAGAAATGAGGCATTCCTCGAAGAAAGCAAAGAGATATCCTGAAATCTCTCGAGAGCTTCATGCCAAACTTGCTGCGAGTGCTACTTCGTCGAAGCACCACTCAAAGGCAACTGATGTCTTAAATCAAGGGACTCCACATCACCTCTTACCTGTCCTTGGCCTTTGTGCTCCGAATGCTGATCAGGTAAACTCGTACAAGAATTCAAATTGTGGGCCAAACATGAAGGAGCAAAAACCAGCTAGTGGTGAAGTATTCAACAAGCCACTGTCACCTTCTGCTGCCGAGTATTCTAGTGAACTAAAAAATCAGGGCCAATTGGATCCCAGCAAGGCTATGTTTCCTGGTTCATCCGAAGCTTTGCGAAGGCTGGGTAACATCATTCCAGATAGCTATTTCCCCTTCAATTCTGTATGTGCTCTTCTCAAATTTGCACTGCTCCTTTTTACATTCCGCAGGATTATTTTATTTAGTCGTGTTATTATCACTGTCCATGTTGTTCCCCTGTCAGAAGACAAAAGTTAATGTTTCCACATTATTTATGTTAGGACGGCATGTTGCTTGCACCCTAAGATTTCTTTTTGTACCTATAGTCAACAATAGTTATTCTTGATCAGAGCATGCTGTTTTCTGTTAAGTATAAGGAATAACATGGTTCTTCTGTGCAGATTCCTCCTATATCTGGGAAGGGGCTTTGTGACCCTGTTGAAAATCCTTTACCTTCTATTGCTTCATTTCAAGGGAAGATGGGTCTTCCGAACTTTGGTCTGGAAGACAATATTCCACTCAGTCATATGAAGTCAGTACCAGATCTATTTCCCAACTTCCCACTGGGCACTAATAAGGAGTATGCTCGTAATTCTATCCCAGAATTGCCAAACAGTTCATTTTTACCGAACTTCATGGCAGATATTGCTGGAAGTTCAAAAAAGGTGAGGTCAAAATTCATGGCAGATATGTCTGCCCTTCTTCCTGGGTTAGGTATTAGCCCAGTTCAACCAATCCATTCAGCCATGCCTGAAAATCACAAGAAGGTATTGGACAATATAATGATGCGTGCTCAGTATGCCACAAATAAATTAATGAAAAAGAGGTCAAAACCTGATTATTGGTCGGAAGATGAACTTGACGCTTTGTGGATTGGAGTTCGTAGGCATGGAAGAGGTAACTGGGATGCCATGCTTAGAGATCCAAAGTTGAATTTTTTGAACCACCGCACTAGTGAAGAGCTAGCATTGAGATGGATTTTGGAGGAGCAGAAAATTATGGAGGAACCAATGCCTACAGCCACCAGAAGTTCCAACTCCACATTTCCTGGTTTATCTGATGCCATGATGTCTCGGGCACTAAGTGGAAGCAACTTCTCTAAACTTAAGATGGAGCCACCTAAGTTGCACTCCCACCTAACTGATATTCAATTAGGTTGCAGTGATATACCATCTAGATTTCCTCATATTGAGCCTTCTATGAGTGAGGGTGGCCCATCACTGGCACCATGGAAGGATTTCAAGAATAAAACAGGTTATGGTGGGGATTTTCCTGGAAGCACATCTGACAAGTGGGAGAAAGCTGATGTTGGACTGGTCCCACCATATATCCCAAATCCTTTTATGATGGAAAGTATTGGTGCACTACCCATAAACATACCAAACAGTAGTTCGATCCAGCAGAATGAATTTGCATCAAGTTCTCATGAGAACATTCTTCTTCATAGTGTCACAGATGGGCAGGCCGATTTGTTTCACGAGATGCAGCGGCGTGTGAGGTTAGGCAAACAGCCCATTGAAATGAATCTGTATCACACAAAGCACTCAAGTCCTCTACTTGAAAACGCTGGCATATTTGGAAGTTCCAGATCAAACAAGCTACCGCATTGGCTTCAGGAGGCCGTGCGCGCTCCATCTAAGCCAATTGAATGTGAACTACCACCAACTGTTTTAGCAATTGCAGAGTCTGTGTGCCTACTTCTTGGAGAACAAAAACCAGCAATACCCCCATTCCCATTCCAAGGACCTCGCCTTTCTCGCCCAAAGGACCCGAGAAATACTCCAAAGAAGAGAAGAGTACATAAGGTTCAGCAAGCAGAGCATCCCAAAATTGGATCTGGGCAAGGTGATCAAATATCTGCTCCAGCACCAAAATTAATGGAAGCTCCTCCTACTTCTGCAATTGATCAGACTAATGATGCCCCTTCACTAAACTTGAACTCTCCATCATCTTCTTCCGCTGGCAGTCAGAGGCAAGACGTGATACCTCCTGCTTTTGAAGAAACACGCAATACAATGGAAGTTTCagaagctgttgctgctgcttGCACGGCCAGGTCAGAGGCTCCTGAAACTGGTTGTCAGAGAGATGAATTCTCTGGGTTAGATGGCATTACCAGTGGGTCTTGTAGATCACCATCGGGGAATGCTCCTGACGCTGGTGCTCCAAGGAGGGGATTGTCGGGACCTGCAGAGTTCTCTTTGCTGCCAGTAGTTGATGCAACTGGATTAAGTACCACACGGGCAGTAGGACCTGTATCAAGTGATGATCAGGAGCCAGAACAAGAAAATCTATTAGACAGTGACAAGCACATTGGCGGCACTGAGAAACTGTTGGAGAAACCTACACCACTTGAGAGTAGGGATTCAGGTGCATCACAGTCAGTTTCAGCTCAGATAGTTGATGAAGATAAAGTCGGCATGGTTGCAGATGAGCGTTAGACTTCAGCGATGAGCTCAAGATTTCGTTTTCGTCCGTTTAGGGCTGGGATTTTCCCTTTCCCAATGTTTCCAGTGTGAGGGTGCGCTGTGTTTGTATGCTTAGTTCAGATGGAGTAAAAACTCCAGGGACTAGTAGTTTAGCACTAGTCTGTCCGGAGCAACTCACGAGATCCTCTCTATATACGTGAAATGTATATTTGCTAACCTGGTGTGGACTGCGGACAAGTATATTCATTTATTTATGCGTGTATGGTTAAGATAGTCCTACCACCCAGGTTACAATTACAtgcttttcattttctttttagAAGTACTGAGTCACGGTTGGTAACCCCTTGATCAAAGCTTGCTCTCTGGTAGTTTTATCACGTGTTAGTTGCTTCTGAGTTTCCTTCATACATCAAGGTTAGTGGTTAGTATGtgttatactccctccgttcttaaatatttgtctttctagacatttcaaatgactactacatacggatgtatgtagacatattttagagtgtagattcactcattttgcttcgtatgtagtcacttgttgaaatgctCCCTTTCCCAATGTTTCCAGTGTGAGGGTGCGCTGTGTTTGTATGCTTAGTTCAGATGGAGTAAAAACTCCAGGGACTAGTAGTTTAGCACTAGTCTGTCCGGAGCAACTCACGAGATCCTCTCTATATACGTGAAATGTATATTTGCTAACCTGGTGTGGACTGCGGACAAGTATATTCATTTATTTATGCGTGTATGGTTAAGATAGTCCTACCACCCAGGTTACAATTACAtgcttttcattttctttttagAAGTACTGAGTCACGGTTGGTAACCCCTTGATCAAAGCTTGCTCTCTGGTAGTTTTATCACGTGTTAGTTGCTTCTGAGTTTCCTTCATACATCAAGGTTAGTGGTTAGTATGtgttatactccctccgttcttaaatatttgt carries:
- the LOC125529784 gene encoding protein CHROMATIN REMODELING 4-like — its product is MQDSDDGDEPKREYTAAGLALKEKYGKLRARQKERIAQRHTIKSYADDKLEDFIKLYDSSVNEYGVNPLRVVEDPYSAQPSGAKRFSDSTAEMRHSSKKAKRYPEISRELHAKLAASATSSKHHSKATDVLNQGTPHHLLPVLGLCAPNADQVNSYKNSNCGPNMKEQKPASGEVFNKPLSPSAAEYSSELKNQGQLDPSKAMFPGSSEALRRLGNIIPDSYFPFNSIPPISGKGLCDPVENPLPSIASFQGKMGLPNFGLEDNIPLSHMKSVPDLFPNFPLGTNKEYARNSIPELPNSSFLPNFMADIAGSSKKVRSKFMADMSALLPGLGISPVQPIHSAMPENHKKVLDNIMMRAQYATNKLMKKRSKPDYWSEDELDALWIGVRRHGRGNWDAMLRDPKLNFLNHRTSEELALRWILEEQKIMEEPMPTATRSSNSTFPGLSDAMMSRALSGSNFSKLKMEPPKLHSHLTDIQLGCSDIPSRFPHIEPSMSEGGPSLAPWKDFKNKTGYGGDFPGSTSDKWEKADVGLVPPYIPNPFMMESIGALPINIPNSSSIQQNEFASSSHENILLHSVTDGQADLFHEMQRRVRLGKQPIEMNLYHTKHSSPLLENAGIFGSSRSNKLPHWLQEAVRAPSKPIECELPPTVLAIAESVCLLLGEQKPAIPPFPFQGPRLSRPKDPRNTPKKRRVHKVQQAEHPKIGSGQGDQISAPAPKLMEAPPTSAIDQTNDAPSLNLNSPSSSSAGSQRQDVIPPAFEETRNTMEVSEAVAAACTARSEAPETGCQRDEFSGLDGITSGSCRSPSGNAPDAGAPRRGLSGPAEFSLLPVVDATGLSTTRAVGPVSSDDQEPEQENLLDSDKHIGGTEKLLEKPTPLESRDSGASQSVSAQIVDEDKVGMVADER